A segment of the Luteolibacter rhizosphaerae genome:
GCCAAGATAGAAGACCCCCTTCAAGGGGTGCCTCTTGCGTTTATGGTAAGTCGTCGGCATTTTAATGTGGTTTTGGCGGACTTGAAGAGGTTGTGCAAGATGATTCGTATTGATGGACTCGAAGCTCTTTCTGGAGCTTTTCAGACGTCCCGTCCTATCTTCACTTGTGTTCCGGCTTTGGTGTGGAAAAGGGAACCTGATTTCCCTCAGTCTTCACAAAGTTGCAAGAGGATTCAGTTAGAGGTTGGAGAAGGCTCTGAAGATATTTTCACCAAGATGTATGGAGGCGGAGTGAAGGGAATTCGATCAAAATTGGCTCTTATCTTTTTGACTAGGGCCGATGTAAATCACCCGTCTATATGGAGAGATTTTGTGGATGAATGCCCTGAGCGGGTGGTAGTTCATTCTCATTCAAAAGTTCGCTCTTTGGGGGTAGATGCGTTCTTGCATGGAACAATCGTAGATAGTAACATTCTTACGAAATGGGGGGACATGAGTTGGTCAGGGCGACTAGGCTTCTTTTGTCCACGGCGCTTTGCGATCCTGAGGTAACCCACATTGCCTTGCTTTCAGAAAGTTGCGTGCCTATTAGATCTCTTTCTTATATTTTGGCTTCGCTGGAGGCCTCGCCTAAATCTCGTTTCTATTTCAGTGGATTGGATTACTGCAGTCTAATGCAGAGAGCTAGGGCAAAGGCCGTCCCGTCAGTTCCTGATTCATGCTGGCGGTTCCAACCCCAATGGTGGTTGATGAGTCGCGAGACTGCACTGTGGGCTAATGCAAATGATTACACGAAGGATCTTGAACTGGTGGAGATACCTGATGAGATGTATTTCTCGACAGTTCTGATGCTTCAAGGATATCCGCTCGAGGATCGGGTGCATTGCAGACCTGTGACGTGGACCTTCTGGGAGAAAGGACACGGAAGTCCTAAGATATTCAAAGATTTAGATGCGGGAATTATTGAGAATATGTGGGAGTCTGGATGCTTTTTTGCGCGGAAGTTTGCCCGGGGTGCCGACATGTCTAACTTCCGTCTTCATCGGCAATGAGGTTTGGAGCGCACTTTACACTAGAAGTGGTTTCAAAAGTATCCGGCAAGGATCATCATGCAGGCGAGTTCGAAGAAGCCAAGTAGAGATCGCTCCTGCGCTGCCGCGTGTGGTAGTGGAAGATCATGCCGAGATGTGCAGCACCGCCGACGCGCTGCCGGTAGAGATGCCGCGCGAGAATGAAGTGGCCCCACCGCCGAACTGGTGCTGCCCTATCTCGATGTCGGCGGTGCCGCCGTGCCCGACCTTATTTCCGAGCATTTCAATCTCGCCGAGGGCGAGGGTGTAGTGATCCGCACGCTTGATCTAGGCGGTCCGGTGGTGGCGGCGGGACTTGGCCAGAAGCACATCGTGACGAGGATTGCGGGCAAGGCGGTGGGTTCCCACGACGGGCTGCGCGAAGCGATCTCCGGCAGCAAGCCGAGTCACGCGGTGGAGGTGGATTACATTCACCGCGGCGAATCGACGACCGCGACTCTAACGCTGATCAATGCGCCGGCGCATCAGGATCTAATCGCCCGTAGGGGCACGCCACTTGGAGCATCGCGGTCGAATTATCCCAGCTGATGCAAAGTCTGGAGCCAGCCGCTGGTCCGCTCCACGGTTCAGCGCCGTTTGTAGTGGCGGAGCTTGCGGCTTCCCGGTGGAACGGCGGGCCGAGATCATGTCCAGACCGAATTTGGCCAAGGTGACAAGCTTATTTCCTACGGCGAGAGGTGCCAATAGCGGCGAGGAAGAGGCAGGCAAGCACGGCGGACGAGGGTTCGGAAATCGCGCTGATGTCCACACTGAGATTGTCGATATGGATGACGCTCGAAAAGTCGTTGCCAATGCGGAGGCGGTCGTGAAGGTCCATGCACCCATGTCATAGAGATAGGTGGATGTGGCCGTAGTGACGGCGGTCGGGTCGGAACCAGCCTCGAGGTTTCCGAAGCGGAAGGAGAAATTTCCGATTTGAGGCCGGCAAGGAAGAGTCCGCTAGGTCCCCTGCCCCGCCGCCGGTATGATGCGGGGATGGCAGAGATGATCGAGACGAGACTGAATGCGCGGCAGAGGAAATTCGCGCTGCTGGTGGCCGAGGGGATGTCGCAGTATGCGGCCTTTGAAAAAGTATACGGCCGGAAGGAGGCGACCTATGCCTCCGCGCTGACACGGAAGCCGGCGGTGGCGGCGGAGATCGCAAGACTGCAGGCGGAGGCGGCAGCGGCGTGCTCGCTGAAGCACCAAGAGCTGGTGGGCTTCCTGGTATCCGTGATCATGACGCCGGTGGGGCATCTGGGACCGGACGATCTGCTGGTGCAGGAGTGGACGGAGGTGGAGACGAAGGGCAGCAAGCGGAGAACGCTGAAGGGGATCAACAAGCTGGGAGCCGCGAAGCTGCTATCCTGCCTGCTGGGCTGGATGAAGCCGGATCACTCCAGCAGCCAGAGCGAGATCAAGATCGTGCTGAAGAAGATGTGGGAGGATGAGGATGGTGCCGGACAGGGCAATCGCACTTAGATTCTGATCACCGCGAATGGACGACAATTGACGCGAATGGGATCCAATCCTCCTGGCGTCCGATCTTTGGTCCGGTCAGCATGGTCGGCAGCTTGCCTGATCCCGTCGGGAATTGGGGACTTTTCGCGTCAATTCGTGGTCCAAATTTCCAGATGCGATTGCCCCGGGGCGTCGGCAGTTCAGTTTGACCGGGTGCCTTGATTGATCCACTCGGTGATGAGGGCGATGTGGGCGGCGGT
Coding sequences within it:
- a CDS encoding beta-1,6-N-acetylglucosaminyltransferase; the protein is MGGHELVRATRLLLSTALCDPEVTHIALLSESCVPIRSLSYILASLEASPKSRFYFSGLDYCSLMQRARAKAVPSVPDSCWRFQPQWWLMSRETALWANANDYTKDLELVEIPDEMYFSTVLMLQGYPLEDRVHCRPVTWTFWEKGHGSPKIFKDLDAGIIENMWESGCFFARKFARGADMSNFRLHRQ
- a CDS encoding PDZ domain-containing protein, coding for MLPYLDVGGAAVPDLISEHFNLAEGEGVVIRTLDLGGPVVAAGLGQKHIVTRIAGKAVGSHDGLREAISGSKPSHAVEVDYIHRGESTTATLTLINAPAHQDLIARRGTPLGASRSNYPS